One Aegilops tauschii subsp. strangulata cultivar AL8/78 chromosome 2, Aet v6.0, whole genome shotgun sequence genomic window, CTAGTTCTGCTTCTTGCAATGCTTTCTGGTATTCGTTCACATAATATCTGCTTTCTGCTATTCtgcctccgttcctaaatataagtctttttagagattacAATATGAACAACATACGGATATGTTGTTCATATTgtaatctctaaaaagacttatatttaggaacggagggagtagaaggaATCAGAAGAAACTTCATCGCCGATGTAAAGACTCTGCAATTTCAACCAAACCAGCACTCTAGTAGGTGGAAGGCAGACCACCCTAGAACCCCATCATTTTCTTCCATTTACTTTAAAACTTCTTCAACGGCATCTATCTTGTTCAATGCCGCACATCTGGTCATCAGGATGCAGAACGTGAGGTTATCCGGTTTAACATTCTTCGTCCTCAAACAGGTTACAGACCTTCTTATGCTGGCCTAACTTCATGTAAAGGGACATCAGATTGTTGATGGGCAGAGTACTGGATGAGATGTCAAGCTCATCCATCTTGCAACAAAGGTCTGTTGCCTTCTCTTGCTTTTTGGATGAGCAATACAGTTCAGAAGTACCCCAGAGGTTCTATGGATTTTGGTGGATTGGGATTCGGGAAGACCGTCAAACTATTGTTCATCTGTCGCAAGGCCACTCACTTTGTAGATGAGATCCAGACGAATTATTTGGTTAGTGTACCACATGTTCCTACCCTTTGTAGTTTGTATGAACCATCCAGTCCATCAACTGCCATAAGCAAAGACAAATTCTTGCATAAGTACTACAGACATATTTAAACACCAATAGCAGAAGTACAAACAGAAGGTATGAAATAAGAAGAGTTGAAACCTTCAGTCATACTAAAAACTACCACATCTGAAGCACAACGCATTCTTGCCATCGTCAAACCAGGTGCTCGTCGAGGTGACCCACCGATCGTCGTCGGTGTAGAAGCTGTAGCTCAGATCCCAGCATAGCTTGTTGTCGTCGTACTCGGCCCACTGGTTCTCCGGTGGCAGTGACATAACCCAGAACTGGAGTTTCGAGCGAGGGCCCACCATATGCAGGGCACGGCACAAGTTCACCAGCGGATCGAAGGCCAGGAAGTACTCGTTGTCCTCGACCGGGAAACGATGCATGTGGAGCTCCTCGGTCGCCATGTCAACCACCAGCATCCAACCATTCTCATCAGAAGGTTTTCATATATAACCTAGTTACACACTTAGTTGCACACCATAAAAAAGAGTAAGTTTGGCCTTCTGCAACAAATAAAAAAAGTAAGAACATCAAGTGAAAATGTTCATACAACCAAAAATTACTAATGGCTCCCTTTTATAAAGAAAGAAGATTATTTGTTTGATCTGTGCCGTGATGGTCCCTGGTTGCTCTTGTCCTCTGCAGCTGTTTTCTGAAAGACAAAAAAAATCAGTTGTCATGTGCAACTGTTGCTGGATATGACTGGTTGACAGTGCggtttctttcttttcttttggtcGGCAAACCCATTATTACTTGGCAACAAAGCAAAATGTTGATGATTTTGTTGTCGTATCAACCGTTTGTTTCGAGAGCATGGATATTCACTCATAATTTTAGGTGTTGAGCTGAATTGTCAGGCTATATATAATGGATGTGCTTCTTTCTGAATTATTTGCTCTCTTCGTAAACTGAGCAATCCTCTACCTCAACGTACAGACAAGAGAACAAGACTGAACTTGATGTACTATGTCGTACTATTAGGCTATGTGATGAGATTAATGCAATTTAATTTGTTATACTCTTCAGTTATTAGGTTATTATGTGTTGCCATTTAATTTGCTAGTGTTAGTAAGGTAAGATAATTTGCAGTTATGCTAAGTTGGCATTGTGATTCCGTTTGCTATAATATTAAGTTCAACTTTATAGTTGCCACAGCATACTCAGCCAGTGTTATAAAGTTATCAAGGAATTGTGTCGCCACTGAAAGATTTGGTTTAACGTCAATACCTTGTCATGGCCTGTTGTAGCCGGCACCTCCTCCCTGCTGGTTATAACCAGCGCCACCGCCGTCGCGCGATCCACCAGAGTTACTTCGCGGTTTGCCATGGTAGCCCTTGGGTGGACCACGGCCACCACGAGCAGCGGCATTAGCGGACAATTTGAAGTTGCCATCAGCGCCCTAGAATAGTTCGACCCTCTGATCGAAGTTGGACATGAGGGCAAAGAGATGGTCGAGGGAGAGGGGCTCAGTGCGGATGTCAAGGGCGGAGAAACAAAAGTGAAATCGTACCCACGCCCGTCGTCAAATGGGAAAAGGGATATAAGTACCTCTTAGGCTTTTGCATATTCCCCTTTAATTTTCATGTTTTTTGCATATTCCCCTTTCCCCATCTGATGGGAACGATTTCACTGTCCATCTCAGTGGAAGAGTACACAACCTGCGAGAAGTTCCCCCATGCCGTTCCTAAGAATACTGGTTTCCCCTCACCCTTGATGGTACAATTCTTGAAGGAGAAACCGCTCTCACTGTTGATACGGCTCTCGCTGGCCCGACCCTCTTGTGCCACTTCCATGTCGGTGATATCCTTGTTAGTAGAGATGATGCTACAGTCTTCATACAATGATCATGCGGATCTGAAGATAAAGTCAACACTTCCCTTGATTGTAGAGGCCTTGAAGTAGTGGAGCCCTTCATGGTCATACAAGGCTCACTGGCCGGCCTCGATGGTGCAGTTATAGAAAATTGCCTTTGTGCCCATGACATGGAATGCAGTGGCCTACACTTGTTTGCCGCCCGCCTTGGCAGGAAGTGCATCATTCTTGATGATAATACCATAGGCAATGAAATAGTCAGACTCTATGGTAACAGTGCTACTACCACTATAGCCCAGGAGCATGCCATCCTTGCCCTTGGTCATGGAGGTATCATTCCACACGATAACAGCAGGGTTGGAGGGATCAGACTTTAGTGTGACGAAGGACTTGCCTTTTCCAATGAACACCTTCTCACGGAACAtagctttttcggacggagggagtatgtgctTAGCCTAAAGCCCGGAACAGTGTTCCATGAGAAGGTGTTCATTGGAAAAGGTAAGCCCAGCCCTTCgtcatccatttgagggacaaactttttcggacggagggagtatctagCACTAACTTGGTGCTAGCTACATCCATTTGAGGGAGTATCATTTAATGTTATCATCGGGGATGTTGGAAATGCACTCACTGATGTTCTTGTACAAGCCATCTTCACCACCAAAGATAGTGTCTGGGTCAATGCTATTACCGAGCCTTGAGGCTTCTTCTATGGAGAGCTTGGCATCAAGTGTCAATGTGGCTACACTACTCTTAGTCTCTTGCAATGTCACCCGTTGATCAAAACCATCTTGTCGCGACAGCACTGGAAACAACACAAGCATGAGCAGCCCCATGAACAACGAGAGTTTCTTCATCGCCATGATTGATGCAATATGCAAGGTCTGCTTTCTCCTCGTTGTGGCTAACATTGGGCTATATATAGTTCACATTGGGTGGTAATGAGAGGATGAGCAAAGACCAAGCAGAGGGAGTGGTCCTGAATCAATTCACCTTCCGAGGTAGGTGCATGACCCTCAATTTTACGGAAGGTCTGCATTGCCTTGACCAGGCCATCGACCAGATGACACATGTATTTCTTTGTCCTTTTGTTCCATCGATCAACCGAGATACATATTTACAATGTAAAATTCATGCATCCCATCGCTTCGTGTTGCGTGACAAACAATCGAGTTACACGCGACGTTCTTGGGGACAAGTATCTAGATTGATTGGTGAAAACTGAGGCGCATGAGAGTTGTGCCAGATGTTCACCGACAAAGATATTATGAAGGATATGTGCGCCATGGTAGTCCTGGATTAATATATTTTTACGAGTCATAGATTAGTTAGCATGTACATTAAATAATATTGACATTAAACACAATTCATACTATACATGAGTAACATGAGCAACTTCGAATGCCGGTGGAATGGCTAGAAGATATAATGTACATATATTAGATAAAGTTAGATAGAAGAAGCCATAAGGGGCACCCTATAATGACTTGGTTAACAGTTATCTTAAGGCCCCTTTGAACAAATAGTGCAAAAATGTGACATTCAGTTTGACTTCGTTGCCGCCGAACTCGCCCACGATGAACTACAACTACGACAACGGGAAGAGGTGCGGCATGGCCGGAGCGAGCGAGCGAGTGCGGCGGCCCAGAGAAGCACCAGCTGTGGTCTGGGACGTATGGCATCCACCTCACGGAGGCTGCCTCCCTATTATTATCGTGTGCTGGTTATAATACTGACTTGTCTTTCTAGTCGCCACACCTATCATACTGTGTTACAAAGTTATCAAGGAATTGCGTCGCTACAAAATCACATTTCCTTCATATCCAGCTTGTTTGGCTCAAAATTAATCTTAATCTGAATAAAACCAATGCCAGTATATATGGTATAGTGAAATAGTTCACAACTGGGAAGGGAAGCAATAAAGATTAACCCAGTAAATAACTCCATAGCCTACATCTGAATTTGTTATATTTATTATTTCAAACATGATATATCGAGTTCCAAAGTACATGGACACAACAATGATGGTCAACACATCGCCTCTTTCTTCTAAGGAGTCAACGGAAGATCTCTGTACACTACATAATGTTAAAATGAACGAGCAAAGCTAGCTAGATGTGACACTTGCAGAGGTTGCATTGAGAATTATATAGACTGGTGAACCCACAAGCTATACATACATTTCTTGCTTGATGAACCTTTTCATCTCATCTTACAAGTGCAGTTTTCAGTGTGAACTATGATGAACTGCTGACACTGACAAGCTTCTCCCGTAGCTTTTCCAAGCGGGCCTGGACAAGGGAGTGTCAGAATAGAAAGTCCGCAGCGCTGAATCACGCGACTGCAATTGGAACCATGAAATGCTAAAACTAGAGTGCATTTTTCAACACTAACCTTGAAAGACTTGGAGCGACGAATAGATGGGTCAAGATCCAAGGCGCGTGCAAACGCATCCTCTGCCGAGTGGTACTCTCCCATTGCAAACAGCGCGTCCCCTCGCAACAAGTGACACTGCATATATATTGCCCACAAGACTTGATGCTTCAGAGGCAGGAAGGTTACGTGCAGCTTTTATCAAGAAAGGCAAGCACCAAATTTTAAGTGTGTATAATTGTCCGATAAACTGCCATAAAAGAGAACAACAACATGGACACATTACACATTCAGAGCCAAGCTATGCACAACGATATTTTCACAACAGTCTGCGAGACAAAGAGAAAAAAAGACAAGATACTTGGGCAGTTCAAAAGCATTAACTCTGCGATGTCTTAAAGCTTCAAATGGAGCTTACTAACCTAGGTCCATGATTACAATTGTGTTATTTATCAGTACATAGTGCAGCCTCGCAGATGTATGTATGAGATTACACTGCCTTTGATATCGACATGATCTCACACTATGTGCACATATAAGTTAATCATCAGATTCATCTCGTAATCACCACTCTCGATTTTGTAATTCATGGGCTCATGGTCAGGCATACTAATTGGTTTTTTCAGTTCACTTCACTGTCATAGGTACCCACCCTGGCTTTCCCCAACCTGAACTTACTACCTAGTTAACAAAAAGCTTTCGGCACACGTTTATGACAGAAAATGGCCACTCTGAGCCATCCAATTCATAAACAATACACCATAGCTAGCTAACTAAGGATGTAGTATCATGAACAAGCAAAAAAGCTCAATTTACAAGTGATACCTGAGGAAATTTGGGAGCTATCCTTGTCGCTTCATCGGCATCCGCGAGCGCGCCGGCGGTATCCCCAATCGCCAGTCTCGCCTTACACCTGCACAATTGCCACCAAGCATCACATGCGAAGCTCATCAGATCAGAGTACACATTTACACTGACAGACGCTAATTCTGCAAGCAAATTCAGCGGAGCAGAGCAGAGCAGACCTGCCTCCGTAGGCCAGATGCAGTCCACCGGGAGCATCCATCGCAATGCTCTAAGTACATACAAGCCATGGTAATTACTGAATCAGAACACTAAGCCGAGAACTGCATGCAGCTCTGTCCATGGCATTCTTCTGAAGAGAAAGGAGACAAACAGCAGAGCACGCACGCAGGCACGCACCTCGGTGAAGAGGGCCTCCGCCTGGGCGGCGTCCCCctcggcgagcgcggcctcggcCTTCTCCCGTAGGGCCAGCGCGGCGAGCCCCGCGGCTGCGTCGAACTCGGCGGCGCCGAGGAGGTGCTCCAGGAGCCGCGCGGCGCGGGCCGCCGTGCCCACGTGGCCGAACACGGCGTTGCCGCGGCCCGGGACGGAGGCGCCGACGTTGGGCCCGGCCCCGCAGCGGCCCAGGCAACCGCAGGACGCCACGTCGAcgcgcggcgggggcggcgagagCCCCTCGAGCGCCGCGAGCACCTCGCGCCCGCCCTGCCGCGCGCACGTGCGGTTCGTGCAGACCCGTATCTCCACCGCCTCCGCAGCAGCGCGCGGCGGCGCGGTACCTCTCCGTCGCGGCGGGCGCGGCGGCCGGGAGGCGCAGGCGAGGGAGCAGGAGGCGGCTGCTCCCGCCACGgccatcgccgtcgccgtcgccatgTAAGTACAGTATAAGATGATGGAACGGCTTGGACAGTGGATGAGGCTGGCAAATAAATACATATAGGGTGGTTTTTGCAACTTTGCACAGGTCGAGTCGACGTGGCGCTGGGCCCGGCCGCTCGCATCGAAGCGGTGGGCGCTTTTGCGAAAAACACCCTCCCGTCCACGCCATCCAGGCATAAACAACAACTCGGGACTCtctccacgccgccgcctcctcctccgacgacgactccgGCGAATCCCTCTCCAACCCGCGGCGCCACGGGAGTCCGAGATTTCCCGCAAGGTATCCACCCCTGTGCTTCTCACATTCCTCTTGGCTCCCGTCGGGACTTTTCTCTCCGCGGTTTCGCGGGATGTCGAGTGTGATGAACGGAACGGAGGAGCTGTGATCGGTTCGACTGCGGTGTCGCGCGCGCGCGCTTCTCAGCTCGGATCGTCGCTGAGCCCGACGGCCTCCGCAGGCCATGCGGTGGTGCCGCGACGGCGTTTGGGATCACGCCCTCTAGCTGTTTGATGAAACGCCTCTCCCATCACTGCTTAACTATGTGGCTGCCGTACTCGTATGATGCTGTTGTAGAGTTCTTATCTTCTGTGTCTTGGTGTTTGCAGCGTCATGTTGGCGGCGCGTGTGAACCTCAAGGGCTGGCAGCAGGTGGCTGTTGCAGTCGGTTCGGCGTTCGGGGCCTTGCTTGATCCGAAGAGAGCTGATCTGATTGCTGCGCTTGGGGAGACCACCGGGAAGCCAGCGTTCGAGCGTGTGCTCCAGCGCATGAAGAACAGCGCCGAAGGCAGGGTAAGCCCACACTGTCCCTTCTCTTATCTTAATCGGGTGTGCTGTTATGTTTGGACATTTGTTGCTGCCTTAGACCATCATTTTAGAGCCTTTGCTTCTAGCATGTTTTGTAGATTTTTATAGGCATGGTTGCTCGATTATTGAAACACCGTAATTTGTCATGTCAAAACTGAGAATGGTTGCCAACTGCTGATTCACCCATGCTATTGTTGTAGAATGTCTATTTTTCCCTGTTTATGTTGTTTGTTTTGGAGATAGGACATAATCCACAGAAGAGTGAATATGAACACAGGGTTATATGAAGCATTTGTTCTGGATTGGTTCCTTTTGTTGCTGTATTGTTCATTGGATTCTATTTACCATTTGTTCTAGATAGTTTCTGAACAACTTGAATATCCGTTGTTATTAATCCTCTGAGGCAACTTGGACTGGCCATGAATAATGCTATGCAGAAGAGGAGCAACTGAGTTTGGTATCCCTTTTAGTTTGTCTACCACACAACACATGTTCAGTTTCATTTTCCGTACTTGGCAGTTTTTCTGCTGCTACTACTAGCAAGATGTTCTCTGCATCCTACATATCAAAGTTCACTCTTTCATTCTCGAAAGGAGAAGTTTGTGCTTTTGATACTGTCTTTTACCAGTACGGCACAATTTGTGTATACATGGCAAACTGAAGATACAGTTCTATCCATTCATCTATGGACTTCCTTCCCGTCTAACTAAAATAGCTTGTTCCTACAGGAAATTCTTTTGGAGCGTCCTCGGGTTATATCCACTCGGGTTTCACACGCCTGGGACATGCCTGAGAACACGTTTGGTGCTGCCTATGCTCAGTTCATGGGATCAAGGAACTTCTCGCCGGACGACCGCCCACCAGTTCGCTTCATGGAGACCGACGACCTCGCCTTCGTCGCGACCCGTGCCCGTGAGGTGCACGACTTCTGGCACGTGCTGTTCGGCCTCCCGACCAACCTGATCGGCGAGACTGCTCTCAAGGTGATCGAGTTCGAGCAGATGTTCCTCCCGATGTGCATGCTCTCTGTCGTCGGGGGCTCCGCGAGGTTCAGCGAGAAGCAGAGGAGGCTGTTCTTCCAGCACTATTTCCCATGGGCGACCAAGGCAGGTGTCAAGGCTACTGATCTGATGTCCGTGTACTATGAGAAGCACTTCCATGAAGATCTGGAGGAGGTGAGGAGGAACTGGGGGATCGTGACATGCCCGGATCCCAAGGCGACGAGCAGTGCTTAGACTTTAGGCCAGTGCATTTTTGCATAAAAACGTCTGTATCTTTGGTTTTTCAGCCTTGCTTGTTGTCAGTTTCTCTTTGTGAGAATGATACCATGAATCGTGCTGCTGATATGTTAACAAGTAAATAGGGTATGGTATCTGTTGGATGTTGCTTCGTAAGGTAATATGTAATGTTGACCACAAACTACTTATATGATATATCTTCTCGGTTTAATCGAACGACTTATACTATTCTATATTGTAATTTTGAATCAGTATATTACACTTCTGATGGCTGAATCTTGGTGTCAGTATAAGATGGCTGAATCTCAGATACACCAGAGTCATACTTCAGCTTGAAGCAAGGAGAAAAATGTTGTTAACAAATAGGAAAACAAATATATGTCACACCAAAAATAAAATTGCTCATCCCACTTTCTTCAAAACAACAAGTCTTCATGAACATTGCATGATCTGGCAAGTGTGGCATCGAGGAAAAAAGAAATGCCGTTACAACCTTGCTCAAACTCAGATGGCGTGACAAATTTACAGAAAACCCATGCCGAGGACGCACACAGCTCCCCCTCAAAGAATCAACAACCTATTGTTGTTACATATGTATCAACCCCAGAAGAGCGCAATGCAATAATTACAGGGCTCAAAACTTACAACACAACACATCAGAATATGGACAGCTTAATGAGGATTAACTTATGCGGCAGCTGTGGTGCACAGCACACACCGCATTCTAGACTCGCCCGACGGGGAACCGTCGTCGTCCTCCGACCCATCGTCGCTGTCCCGGGCGTTGCTGTTTGATTTCATCGAGTCCAGCCCGCCTTCGAGGCAAGACTGATGATACGCATGGCAGCAATAGAACACGATGAATGACATGTCCTGGATGGACAAAGGGTCGAAGCACAGGCAGCATCGAGCGCCACATCTCGTTCTGGATTTCATCTCTAGATTACGTAAAGTCGATGATCTGTCGCCTGTTCGCGAAGATCCTTCATTGACTCTGGCTCCTTGTGCCTCCTCGTCCATGCTTGCCATGCAGACCCCACGCCGAGCCTCATGGTAGTATTTGACCAAAAGATTGACACAATCGGCCTACAGAAGGCAGAGTCAGCAAACATGTAAGATGGATGACAGATAAACCAGGGTAGTGAAATGGAGATGGCTGACCTTTAGTATATCGTTGCATCCATGTCTCAGTGAAGTTTCTGTTCGATAGTCTGTCACAATCTTCACAAGGCGATCTCGCAATCTGTCAAAGCGTGAATAATCAATAAATATTTTAACCAGGAACGGAATGGGTTAAAAGGTGTCTTTGTCAGTTTTTTAAGGGGGTGGTAGGTAATACTTTCACAAATTGTTGGTGAATTATGACGAAAGAAAGTGGTTTTGTAAGGCTTTTGTCATGTATAATATTTCCTAGGATCAATCTTGTGATCTTTGGGCGAAATAGACTTCCAGGGAAACATACTTGGGTATTTCTAGCCCATCTGGAACCAAACTGACAATGTACAGAGGGTCAAGATTGCCGACAGTATGTTCCAACAGCATCCCAACCTGCTCAACAGTCACAACAAATAATGTAAGACACATAATGGTATCAGTCTCAGGATGATTAAACAGACATCTCATTCGATTACCATTTCAGGCTTTTGGAGGCACTGTCTTATCAGTTCGTCCCATAATTCATCATCATGTTGCTCCGTAACAAATTCAACGGCCTGCATACAGTTCAAAAATTATGTTATTCTAATCCAAATCCATAGACTCAAGTTGGCTAACACAGCATAAGATATCATAAGAAAATGAGGATAGCCAGGTTAGGACCTCCTGTATGTCTTCCAGTTTGTTTATAATTGTAGAAAGCGCTTCCTTAGCATTTCCCATACGACCAAGAACAAAAACTTGCTCCTTGACAAATTCTTTTTGTGCAAATATTTCATATGCCTGAAATACCACACGCCATTGTTAAGTTTGTTTATAATGAAT contains:
- the LOC109746563 gene encoding uncharacterized protein isoform X1, which gives rise to MATATAMAVAGAAASCSLACASRPPRPPRRRGTAPPRAAAEAVEIRVCTNRTCARQGGREVLAALEGLSPPPPRVDVASCGCLGRCGAGPNVGASVPGRGNAVFGHVGTAARAARLLEHLLGAAEFDAAAGLAALALREKAEAALAEGDAAQAEALFTESIAMDAPGGLHLAYGGRCKARLAIGDTAGALADADEATRIAPKFPQFIGQLYTLKIWCLPFLIKAARNLPASEASSLVGNIYAVSLVARGRAVCNGRVPLGRGCVCTRLGS
- the LOC109746564 gene encoding ubiquinone biosynthesis protein COQ4 homolog, mitochondrial: MLAARVNLKGWQQVAVAVGSAFGALLDPKRADLIAALGETTGKPAFERVLQRMKNSAEGREILLERPRVISTRVSHAWDMPENTFGAAYAQFMGSRNFSPDDRPPVRFMETDDLAFVATRAREVHDFWHVLFGLPTNLIGETALKVIEFEQMFLPMCMLSVVGGSARFSEKQRRLFFQHYFPWATKAGVKATDLMSVYYEKHFHEDLEEVRRNWGIVTCPDPKATSSA
- the LOC109746563 gene encoding uncharacterized protein isoform X2; translation: MATATAMAVAGAAASCSLACASRPPRPPRRRGTAPPRAAAEAVEIRVCTNRTCARQGGREVLAALEGLSPPPPRVDVASCGCLGRCGAGPNVGASVPGRGNAVFGHVGTAARAARLLEHLLGAAEFDAAAGLAALALREKAEAALAEGDAAQAEALFTESIAMDAPGGLHLAYGGRCKARLAIGDTAGALADADEATRIAPKFPQCHLLRGDALFAMGEYHSAEDAFARALDLDPSIRRSKSFKARLEKLREKLVSVSSSS